The Hahella sp. HNIBRBA332 genome window below encodes:
- the dinG gene encoding ATP-dependent DNA helicase DinG — MVSEGIKEQIQSAYRKYIAARNIKPRSGQRHMIAEIARYLSSIELDGEFRRSNDATTCVVEAGTGTGKTLAYLMASIPFAAALRKKIVISTATVTLQQQVVQRELPLLAQHTDLEFKVALAKGRGRYICLHKLDSYLAGQEQGILLLDGPQESGGADVDAEAYQRFMNWMVDKGWSGDWDSAPEPIEETIWSTVTTDHRQCLNKRCSFFTQCAYYKAKMESEKAEIIVANHDLVFADLALGGGFVLPPPEETIYIFDEAHHMADKALNHFAFSAGLKSSQKMLRGLSRALVEGQSVFAYDEQITNRVSPMAALSQEMHHHLDAVARFLNETIEWEENDERATFQYRYPMGVIPEELRKLSAAMADKVGEMTKELDAVLKRLRDLAEKEQPGGAQRQAYDQAVMSLSVYQSQVENLEDVWRIMGEEVQEGHTPTARWLTTWAKETDSDVVVHVSPTNAAHLLRKRLWSRAFGCVLTSATLSVAGRFDRLAGQVGLPDGSIFAIHHSPFDFNNNCTLELCDLGRDPQDSESYLEMLSQALLRIIDDKQATLVLFSARKHMQFAARALADTKLGSLIITQDSGNKGQLIDNHRSRVDENKGSVLFGLASFAEGLDLPGDYLKHVIIAKLPFAVPDDPVEATYAEWLKSKGGNPFNQVVLPDAITRLLQACGRLLRSERDSGKISIMDRRLWTRSYGRIILNALPPYKVVSADIRQSTPSES; from the coding sequence ATGGTTAGTGAAGGTATAAAGGAGCAGATTCAGTCCGCCTATCGAAAGTATATCGCCGCCCGTAACATCAAGCCTCGCTCCGGGCAGCGGCATATGATCGCTGAGATAGCGCGTTATCTGTCCTCCATCGAACTGGACGGCGAGTTTCGCCGTAGCAACGACGCCACCACATGTGTTGTGGAGGCGGGAACCGGCACAGGGAAGACCCTGGCCTATTTAATGGCGTCCATTCCATTCGCAGCGGCGTTGCGTAAAAAAATCGTCATTTCCACCGCCACAGTGACCCTGCAGCAGCAAGTCGTGCAGCGTGAATTGCCGTTGCTGGCGCAACATACCGACCTTGAATTCAAGGTGGCGCTGGCGAAGGGACGCGGCCGTTATATCTGTTTGCATAAACTTGACTCGTATTTGGCCGGCCAAGAGCAGGGCATCCTGTTGCTTGACGGGCCGCAGGAAAGCGGCGGGGCGGACGTGGACGCGGAAGCCTACCAGCGCTTTATGAACTGGATGGTGGACAAAGGGTGGAGCGGAGACTGGGACAGCGCCCCGGAGCCAATCGAAGAGACGATCTGGTCAACGGTGACCACGGATCACCGCCAGTGTCTGAACAAGCGTTGCTCGTTCTTCACCCAGTGCGCCTATTACAAGGCGAAGATGGAGTCCGAAAAGGCGGAGATTATCGTCGCGAACCATGATTTGGTGTTTGCGGATTTGGCGTTAGGCGGCGGTTTTGTTTTGCCGCCGCCGGAAGAAACCATCTATATCTTTGATGAAGCCCACCACATGGCGGATAAGGCGCTGAATCATTTCGCCTTCAGCGCTGGTCTGAAATCCTCGCAGAAAATGCTGCGTGGATTGAGTCGCGCTCTGGTGGAAGGACAAAGTGTTTTCGCCTACGACGAGCAGATCACCAACCGGGTCAGCCCAATGGCGGCGTTGTCCCAGGAAATGCACCACCATCTCGACGCCGTCGCCCGTTTTCTGAATGAAACCATTGAGTGGGAAGAAAACGACGAGCGCGCCACTTTTCAATACCGTTATCCCATGGGCGTGATTCCTGAAGAATTGCGCAAGCTATCAGCGGCGATGGCGGATAAGGTCGGCGAGATGACCAAGGAGCTGGATGCGGTGCTCAAGCGTCTGCGGGATCTTGCGGAGAAAGAACAGCCGGGCGGCGCGCAGCGACAAGCTTATGACCAGGCGGTGATGTCGCTGTCTGTGTATCAGTCGCAAGTGGAGAATCTGGAAGACGTGTGGAGAATCATGGGCGAGGAAGTCCAGGAGGGCCATACGCCAACCGCCCGCTGGCTGACGACTTGGGCTAAAGAAACGGATAGCGATGTGGTCGTGCATGTCAGCCCTACCAATGCGGCGCATCTGTTGCGTAAGCGGCTGTGGTCGCGAGCGTTTGGATGTGTGCTGACCTCCGCCACGCTGAGTGTGGCGGGACGTTTTGATCGACTGGCGGGACAAGTGGGCCTTCCCGACGGCAGTATTTTTGCAATTCACCACAGTCCGTTTGACTTCAACAACAACTGCACTCTTGAGCTTTGCGATCTTGGCCGCGACCCGCAGGATTCCGAAAGCTATCTGGAAATGCTGAGCCAGGCGCTGCTGCGCATCATCGATGATAAGCAGGCTACATTGGTGCTGTTCAGCGCGCGCAAACATATGCAGTTCGCCGCCCGCGCCTTGGCGGACACTAAACTGGGGAGCCTGATCATAACTCAGGACTCAGGCAACAAAGGCCAGTTGATAGATAATCACCGCTCGCGGGTGGATGAAAATAAGGGCAGCGTACTGTTTGGTCTGGCCAGTTTCGCTGAGGGGCTGGACCTGCCTGGAGACTATCTCAAGCATGTCATTATTGCGAAGCTGCCTTTCGCCGTACCGGATGACCCGGTGGAGGCGACCTACGCGGAGTGGCTGAAATCCAAGGGCGGCAATCCGTTCAACCAGGTGGTGCTGCCTGACGCGATCACACGTTTGCTACAGGCATGCGGACGCTTACTGCGCAGCGAGAGGGACAGCGGTAAGATCTCGATTATGGACCGTCGTCTGTGGACGCGCTCATACGGGCGCATCATTCTCAACGCATTGCCGCCTTACAAGGTGGTCTCGGCGGATATTCGTCAGTCCACTCCCAGCGAGTCATAG
- a CDS encoding general secretion pathway protein GspB, producing the protein MSYILEALRRSESERYQEKLPDVVQGGAFMMPRKEKRAPWALILILLLSLNAIALAIFFFMNRPFEKQTPQEAVVTDADPAQPTKPPATTPATPTQPQSAQPVAGNAPTQAVPVQPMSANNSDFMVDKVPLDTASNTDIYVDLGGEEEETINTDGGMLIAPSNGSTRRTMIIPGSGAAEATQNVEDQYPNISELSAAFQQQIPAMEFNSHIYSASPDDRRIMINNNYLREGQRFSGLKVYQITENGVVLDKGGQLFWIPVIRNWAPES; encoded by the coding sequence ATGTCCTATATACTTGAAGCTCTGAGACGTTCCGAATCAGAAAGATATCAGGAAAAGCTGCCTGATGTGGTGCAAGGCGGCGCATTCATGATGCCCCGTAAAGAGAAGCGTGCGCCCTGGGCGTTGATTCTCATTTTGTTGCTGAGCCTCAACGCCATCGCCCTGGCGATTTTCTTTTTTATGAATCGCCCCTTTGAAAAACAAACGCCTCAGGAGGCAGTCGTCACTGACGCAGATCCCGCTCAGCCTACTAAACCGCCCGCTACGACCCCAGCGACGCCGACGCAACCTCAGTCTGCGCAGCCAGTGGCAGGAAACGCGCCAACTCAGGCGGTTCCCGTACAACCGATGAGCGCGAATAACTCGGACTTTATGGTTGATAAGGTGCCTCTGGATACCGCCTCGAACACGGATATCTATGTGGACCTCGGCGGCGAGGAAGAGGAGACGATCAATACGGATGGCGGCATGCTCATCGCGCCCTCCAATGGCTCAACACGCAGAACGATGATCATCCCTGGCTCCGGCGCGGCGGAAGCGACGCAGAACGTGGAAGATCAGTATCCAAATATTTCTGAGCTTAGCGCGGCATTTCAGCAGCAGATTCCAGCGATGGAATTCAATAGTCATATCTACAGCGCCAGTCCGGATGACCGTAGAATCATGATCAACAATAACTATCTTCGGGAAGGACAACGTTTCTCCGGCCTGAAGGTGTATCAGATTACCGAGAACGGCGTGGTGTTGGATAAAGGCGGGCAGCTATTCTGGATTCCCGTTATCCGTAACTGGGCTCCCGAAAGTTAG